The genomic segment ACGGTCCTTCACCAAATCTCCAAGACTTTCGAGGAAATCCGCCCCTTGTTTGACGAGGAGAATCGTAAAGCATTTGGCGAAAGCTTGCAAAGCATTCATAGTATTACAAAGGCCCTGGCGCCCGTTCCTGGACAGCAAAGCGATCTTCATGACACGCTCTTGAGCATGAAGGAGGGTATGAAAGAATTTAGAAGTATGGTTAATGAGATGAAATTGGTTCTTGCCGATAATCGTAGTAGCCTCTCAAATTTTACGGCGACAGGCTTACCGGCTTTGACGCAATTTTTGACCGAAGGAAAAGATGCTTTAACTACCATACGTCGTGTTGGAGACGCGTTAGAGCGCAGTCCCGCACGCTTCTTAAATAATGATCCAAGACAGGGAGTCAAAGTTCCATGAGATTTAAAGTACTTTTTAGCTTGAGTGCCCTCACTTTATCCGCCTGCTCTTTGTTTCCTTCGGCGGGAGAGCCTACCAAAAAATATACCCTTGGCACTCTTGCCAGTGAATCCCCTGTGGCGTCTTCTGCTCATTCACGCGCTCACCAATTGATTGTGGATTTGCCGAACCTTTACCCTCCCATAGATAACACCCGTATTGCCTTGAAGCCGCAAGAACAGACGATTGATTATTATGCGGATGTGGAATGGGCGGATCGCTTGAGTGCTTTGATTCAAGAGTCGGTCATCTATTCCCTTCAAAATAAAACAAGCCTAAAAGGCGTGAGTCGCCCAACCGAAGGCATACATGCGAATTATGCTTTGAAGATTGAGGTCAGGAAGTTCTTTACAGGTCACCCTGTTCAAGGCCAGTCTACGACGGCTCAAGTAGAGTACATGGTTCTTTTGGTGAAGATGCCGGAACGCACCGTTGTGGCCTCTCGCCAGTTCACCCATGCCCAAACAATTCCTGAAAATTGCATGGATGCGATTGTTAAATCTCTCAACACAGCTCATCTCGAAGTCTCAAGAGCGATGGTCAGTTGGGTTCTGGAGCATGTACGATAAAAATTCCTCACCCGAAAGACTCTGAGAAGTTCGAAGGCGTCACCAACGACGATTTGTTGATCGGGGGGAGGTTAGCAAACGAGATGAGATTGGAAACTCTGTT from the Alphaproteobacteria bacterium genome contains:
- a CDS encoding ABC-type transport auxiliary lipoprotein family protein, coding for MRFKVLFSLSALTLSACSLFPSAGEPTKKYTLGTLASESPVASSAHSRAHQLIVDLPNLYPPIDNTRIALKPQEQTIDYYADVEWADRLSALIQESVIYSLQNKTSLKGVSRPTEGIHANYALKIEVRKFFTGHPVQGQSTTAQVEYMVLLVKMPERTVVASRQFTHAQTIPENCMDAIVKSLNTAHLEVSRAMVSWVLEHVR